The following DNA comes from Candidatus Neomarinimicrobiota bacterium.
TCAGCTGGGTGGAGGCGGGTCCCCTCGTTAGAAGCTCATATCATGCCGATGAACAGGCTACCATGAGTACCATAACCACCCGTGTCTGAACAGAAGCTTTTTACATACGGTATCATTCTTGCCGGGGGGATCGCCATGGCCTGGTTGATCAATTCCCTCTCGGCACCTTCCCCATCTTTGGCACCACAACCGGCACCGGCCCAACCGGTTTCCGCAATGGCCAGTTCGAGAGTGCGGATTGGTGAGTTGACGGCAAGGGTTAATGAAGGGTGGATCCGGGAAGCGCCATCTTCCTCCATGCGGTTGACACAGTTTCGACTTCCTTCCATTGAGGGAGTCGTTGATGATGCAGAACTGGCGGTCTTTTCAAGCATCGGGGGAAGTATTCAGGATAACCTCAGCCGCTGGTTCGGTCAATTCAGCCAGCCCGACGGCTCTGACTCTCAGGAGAAGGCCCGGGTACAGGAATTTTCCGTTGACGGTATGTCCGCGACCATCGCTGACCTTACTGGGACATTCACGGGAGGTGGCATGCCCATGTCTCAACCGGTGGAGAAAAAAAACTATCGCCTTTTGGCGGCTATTGTGGTGGGAGTGTCCGATGTTTACTATTTTAAACTGGTGGGTCCAGAAAAGACAGTGGAACGGTGGGCCACCAGTTTCGGCGAGTTCATCGGGAATCTTCGTGCTCTAACTCAATAAAACAGACATTTTGGCATTATTTTCTGACAAATGTTGCTATTGAGTGGTCGTGGCACACTCTTTGCTCTCCCTTTTTATGTCCGTAAATTGTAATGAAAGGAATGTGCCATGACAGTTAAGAAGGCAACAGAGAGCATCGAAAACAACGGAACAGTAAGCGGATCACCGGAAACTTATCCGGTGATGCCCCTCCGAAACACCGTTCTTTTCCCTCAGCAGGTAATTCCCACCTATATCGGCCGTGACCGATCGCTCAAGCTTATTGAGGATCTCCCCACTGGAAAGAAAATGATTGTTGTGGTGGCACAGCAGGATGGTGCACTGGAAAATCCCGGAACCGATGAACTCTATGAATGGGGTACTCTGGCCATGGTGTTGAAAGTTTTTGACATGCCGGATAACAGCAAATCAGCCATTATTCAGGGTGTGGATCGTGTAAAGGTGCTGTCGTTCATTCAGCAAGAGCCTTATTTCAAGGCGGCTATTCAACGTGTGGAAGACACGGAGATCGAGGGGATAGAATCGGAGGCCATGTCTAAGTCCATTCGAAACGTATTTCAAGATCTGGTGAAGGTGGCACCTTACCTCACCGAAGAACATTCAGGCGTCCTCAGCTCCATTTCAAAACCAGGACGGCTGGCCGACAGAGTTATTTCGCTGGTGACCATCCCTACCTTGGAGAAGCAGGAAATTCTCGAAGAGATGGATGTGAAGGAACGTCTGGAAAAAGCGACGCTTTTGTTAAACAGGGAAATTCAGCGAATCAACCTTGGTGAAAAGATCCAGACGGAAGTTCAAGATGAAATATCCAAATCTCAGCGGGAGTACTACCTCCGCGAACAACTCAAAGCCATCCGTCGAGAATTGGGAGAAGAGGATGAAACGGCAGAACTGACGGAACTAGAAGAGAAGATCAAAGATGCGAAAATGAGTGAAGAAGCGGAAAAAGTCGCCATGAAAGAGCTGGATCGCCTCAGCAAGATACCGCCACAATCACCTGAGTATTCCGTTTCCAGGACATATTTGGACTGGTTGCTGGAGGTCCCGTGGAGCACATCCACGAAGGATCGTGTTGATACGAAGGAGGCGAAAAAGATCCTCGATGACGATCACTATGGTTTGGACGATGTGAAAGAGCGAATCGTTGAATACTTGGCTGTCCGAAAGCTGAAAAAAGAAAAGACTGATGACGGCCGCGTCAAAGGTCCTATCCTCTGTTTTGTAGGCCCTCCAGGGGTTGGAAAAACATCTCTTGGCCGGTCCATTGCTCGTTCCATGGGGCGTGAATTTGTGAGAATTTCCCTCGGCGGCGTCCGGGATGAAGCTGAAATCCGCGGCCACCGTCGGACCTACATTGGTGCACTGCCCGGAAGGATCATCCAGAGCCTTAAAAGAGCGGGGACGAATAACCCCATATTTATGCTGGATGAAATCGACAAAGTGGGGGCCGACTTCCGCGGTGATCCTTCATCGGCGCTTTTGGAAGTGCTAGATCCGGAACAGAACTTCTCCTTTAGTGACCACTACCTTGAGGTACCGTTTGATCTGAGTAATGTGATGTTCATCTCCACTGCGAACTTGCAGGACCCCATTATCCCGGCACTTCGTGACAGGATGGAGATTCTCGAATTTTCCGGCTATATCGAACAGGAGAAGATTCAGATTGCACGACAGTATCTTATCCCAAAGCAGTTGGAGGAGAACGCTCTCAGTAAAAGCGATTGCAGCTTCACTGAAGCGGGAATCAAGGAGCTGATCCGATCTTATACCCGAGAGGCGGGTGTCCGTAATCTGGAGCGGGAAATTTCCAACGTCTTTCGCAAGGTGGCCCGGAAACGGGCGGACGGGATGACCAAATCTGTGAAAATTACTAAGTCGGCTGTGGAGAAATATCTCGGTGCACCACGGTTCTACGCTGAGATGGCCGAGAGGATGAAAAAAGCGGGTGTTGTTATTGGCCTCGCCTGGACTTCTGTCGGAGGCGATATTCTTTTTATTGAAGCATCTAAGATGCCCGGAAAGGGCGGCCTTACACTCACAGGAAAGTTGGGTGATGTCATGAAAGAATCGGCTACTGCGGCCCTGTCGTACGTGCGGGCTAATGCGCAACAACTGGGACTCGATCCCAAGTTTCATGAGACAACTGACATTCACGTCCATGTTCCGGCCGGTGCCATTCCAAAGGACGGTCCTTCGGCAGGAACAGCAATTTTCATTGCCATCCTTTCTCTTCTTACAAAACAGCCCGTTAAGAATATACTCGCCATGACCGGGGAGATCACGCTCCGTGGGGTAGTATTACCTGTAGGTGGTATCCGTGAAAAGGTGACAGCGGCACACCGTTCTGGAATACGAGAAATAATCCTGCCTCACTTCAATCAGAAGGATTTGGAAGAAATACCTGAAAAGGTGGTTAAGGATATAAAGTTCCACTTCGTCAAAGATCTGAGCGAGGTGATCAAACACGCTTTTCCGACACAACTAGTAAAACGGAGAAAGAGGCGGCCTTCCGCCACAGCCACGCAAGTGGCAGAAGCTTAAATTTGGACGCTTAGCTCAGCTGGTTCAGAGCATCGCCCTTACAAGGCGGGGGTCACTGGTTCGAATCCAGTAGCGTCCACGCTCCTTGATATATTATTTCATTATTCCACCTAGCGCGGAGCTCTCTGCTGACTCTATTCAAAACTGATCCTAATTCTAGCTCACAAGCCGTAAGTTTAGAAAGTTAAGTTCGATTATGTTTCACAAACACATTTACAAGGGGAACCTCGGAAAGTCCAAACTAGGGAGGATAAGATGAAAGAGCAGGAAATCGGCTATGTTTCCAACTTCATGGGGAACATATCAGTAGCAATTATAGAAATGACAAAAGGTACTTTGAAAACAGGTGATACTGTACATTTTAAGGGCAATACCACAGATATTACTGAGATAGTTTCATCTATGCAGATCGATCATGAAAGTGTGGACAAAGTGAAAAAGAAAGACAGTTTAGGTCTCAAACTCAAGAAGAAAGTCCGGAAAAGAGACAAAGTGTACAAAGTTGCAGACTAATTAACCTTAATGTGGGATTTAAAAACAAAATAAATCCCAGGAGTCTAATTGAGTTGATTTATAATTGTTTAAAATCTAGAGATGCTGTATTGGCCATATTGATTTACTGAAAATTTCCCCCTTTTTTGAGATTGAAGGTAAATATGAAACTCAACTGATTAAGTCTACAAAAAGAAAAATTATTAAGGAATTCCTTTGTTGATTGAAACTGCAAAGGAGAGACCACTTCATACTTTTAATTCAAAAACTATTTATAAAAGAAAAAATAACCGAACCAAAAGAAGAAGAAAATAAAAATGACTGAATTAATTATTAACCAGTCCGTTGCTATTTTATGTGATGGAAACAATATTGAGCGAAGTATTCATGAAATGTCAAAATTGACAAATGCTATGATTAACTTTGATACACTTATACCTAAGCTCTTAAATGGAAGGGGTTTAAACAGGCTAATCTATTTTCGTGAAGGGAAATCTATATCTGAAAAATTTGCTGATCGTCTTCATGAAAATTATTATGGATCAGTAGTTCCTTGTCATAAATCTGCTGATATCCCACTTACAATTAAAGCTACTCAATTAGCTTCTAAGGTTGATACAATAATAATCATGTCAGGTGATTCAGACTTTGTTGAGTTGGTTATTCATTTGAAAGCAGAAGGAGTAAGAGTTGAAATTGCTTCGGTAAGAAAAACTACAGCTAAAATATTATTAGATGAATCTGATCATTATCACGAAATTAAAAGTGATGATTGGTTTGTTTACAAAGGATCAAAAAAAGCGGTATATAATAAAAAGTAAATAAAGTAATTAGTATTTCCTGAATAAGTATAGAATACCCACTACTATCACACAAAAAAGGGCGATTTGATCGCCCTTTTTTGTGTCGTTTAAAGATTATTCAGGTTTATCCGCCTCGGCCTCCTCTTTCTCCGTTTTTGCCGCCTCTTTCTTTACTATGCCGCCATCTCATTTCGAGGTACTCATGAATTTTGATGATCTCCAGCTGTGTGGTGGTTAGGATATTTCCCATCACAGCTTTATTGGCCTCGAAAATGGCCTTTGCAGCCTCACCGGCTTGTTCTTTTTCCAATTCACCGGATTCAACCTGGGCCTTTAGGGCTTCCAGTTCAGCTTTCATGCTTTCCCTGGCGGCATCTAAAGCGGCAATCTGATCATCGGTAAGTCCGAGAGCTTCGGTCTTTGCCTGGCGGACGGCTTCCATGTAGGCTTTCAATTCTGCTTCCCGGTCCGCTTTCATCTGCTCCAGCTGTGCTTTTTGGTCATCTGTTAACAGGGCATCAATGGCGGCCTTCATAGCCTCTTCCATTGACTCAATTTCCGCTTTCGCTTCTTCCCGGGTAACCTCGCCGGCCTTGATACTGGCAAAAAGGGCGTCCATGCCCGCTTTGAATTCTTCCATAATGGCGTCGAATTCAGGTTTCTGGTCTTCCGTGAGAACAGAGTATATAGCCCTCAGGGCGCCCCGATCTTTTCCCTTCCGGTCTTTGTCATCATCTTTGCCCCGACCTCTATCAGAATCTTTATCACGACCAACGCCTCTATCTTTCCCCTTTTCCTTCGCATCTTCGAGTCTGGAAAAGATCTTATTTTTCTCTTCCTCAGTCAGTGTCTGCTGAAGCTCAGCGGCCAGTTTCCATAGGAAACCGGGATCCCTGTCTCTTTCGCCGCCCCTGCCGTGCCTGCTCAGGGCAGAACGGAGGTTCTTGATACTGTTGTCAGACAGATTTAAATCATTTTCCAGTTCACTGGAAAACATTTCCAGCTCAGGCGAATCGAGCTGAATTTCATCATTGTGCGCAAAAGGGTTCTCGCAGCCAGCGAGGAAGATTGCAACTGCTGCTACAAGTGA
Coding sequences within:
- the lon gene encoding endopeptidase La produces the protein MTVKKATESIENNGTVSGSPETYPVMPLRNTVLFPQQVIPTYIGRDRSLKLIEDLPTGKKMIVVVAQQDGALENPGTDELYEWGTLAMVLKVFDMPDNSKSAIIQGVDRVKVLSFIQQEPYFKAAIQRVEDTEIEGIESEAMSKSIRNVFQDLVKVAPYLTEEHSGVLSSISKPGRLADRVISLVTIPTLEKQEILEEMDVKERLEKATLLLNREIQRINLGEKIQTEVQDEISKSQREYYLREQLKAIRRELGEEDETAELTELEEKIKDAKMSEEAEKVAMKELDRLSKIPPQSPEYSVSRTYLDWLLEVPWSTSTKDRVDTKEAKKILDDDHYGLDDVKERIVEYLAVRKLKKEKTDDGRVKGPILCFVGPPGVGKTSLGRSIARSMGREFVRISLGGVRDEAEIRGHRRTYIGALPGRIIQSLKRAGTNNPIFMLDEIDKVGADFRGDPSSALLEVLDPEQNFSFSDHYLEVPFDLSNVMFISTANLQDPIIPALRDRMEILEFSGYIEQEKIQIARQYLIPKQLEENALSKSDCSFTEAGIKELIRSYTREAGVRNLEREISNVFRKVARKRADGMTKSVKITKSAVEKYLGAPRFYAEMAERMKKAGVVIGLAWTSVGGDILFIEASKMPGKGGLTLTGKLGDVMKESATAALSYVRANAQQLGLDPKFHETTDIHVHVPAGAIPKDGPSAGTAIFIAILSLLTKQPVKNILAMTGEITLRGVVLPVGGIREKVTAAHRSGIREIILPHFNQKDLEEIPEKVVKDIKFHFVKDLSEVIKHAFPTQLVKRRKRRPSATATQVAEA
- a CDS encoding NYN domain-containing protein, translated to MTELIINQSVAILCDGNNIERSIHEMSKLTNAMINFDTLIPKLLNGRGLNRLIYFREGKSISEKFADRLHENYYGSVVPCHKSADIPLTIKATQLASKVDTIIIMSGDSDFVELVIHLKAEGVRVEIASVRKTTAKILLDESDHYHEIKSDDWFVYKGSKKAVYNKK